Within the Flexivirga oryzae genome, the region ACCTGGACCGGGACGCGGTGCGCGCCGAGCTGGACTCGCCCACCTTCCTCGGCGGGGTGTGGGACAAGCACGGCGTCGCGATGCTCGACCCGGCCCGGCTCGCCTGGGGTCTGGCGGATGCCGCGGAACGGCTCGGCGTGCGGATCGTGGAGCAGACGCCGGTGCGTGAGCTGCACAAGGCCGACGGTGGCATCGAGCTGGTGACCGAGCGCGGCACCGTGCGGGCGGAGCGAGTTGCGTTGGCGACCAACATCTTTCCCCCGCTGCTGCAGCGGCTGCGGCTCTTCTGTGTCCCGGTCTACGACTACGTGCTGGTGACCGAGCCGCTGTCCGGCGAGCAGCTCGCCGCCATCGGCTGGCAGCACCGGCAGGGCTTCGGGGACAGCGGCAACCAGTTCCACTACTACCGGCTCACCGCGGACAACCGCATCCTGTGGGGCGGGTACGACGCGATCTACCACTTCGGTCGGCGGCTGAAGGCGGAGTATGACGACCGCCCCGCGACCTACCGGAAGCTCGCCGAGCACTTCGACACGACGTTCCCGCAGCTGGCGGGCATCGGTTTCAGCCATCGCTGGGGCGGCGCGATCGACACCTGCACCAGGTTCTGCGCGTTCTTCGGTGCGGCATACGACCACCGGGTGGCGTACGCGCTGGGCTACACCGGCCTCGGCGTCGGCGCCACCCGCTTCGGGGCGCAGGTGATGCTCGACCTGCTCGACGGTGTCGAGACCGAACGCACCCGCACCCCGCTGGTCCGGACCAAACCGTTGCCGTTCCCGCCGGAACCGTTGGCGTTCCTCGGGATCGAGGCAACGCGCCGGTCCCTGGCGCACGCTGACGCGCACCAGGGACGCCGCAATCTGTGGTTGCGGGCTCTCGACCGGGTCGGGCTCGGCTTCGACTCCTGAGTCACGCCGGAGCCAGCGGCTCCTGAAACTCGGTCGTCCGAGGAGGTTCGGTGGCAACTCCGGCCGAAACCGAGAGTGACAAGCTCGCGCGCGTCGTGACCTCGCCGCAAGCGATCGGGTGCCACATTCGTTCGCGTAAACAGCCCATCAGAACGGGCATGACCGCGATACTCGTTTACGAACGGGCGCACCCCTGGCGCCCGGGACGAGGAGGCACGAGATGGGCCAGCAGGCTCCGATCAGTCGACGTACGGTGCTGCGCGCGGGAGGGGTGATCGGCGGCAGCATGGCGCTCGGCATCGCATCGACGCAGCCGGCGCAGGCGAGTCCGCCGTGGTGGGCCAAGCTGTCGCTGAGCCAGCAGGTCGGCCAGCGGGTGATCTTCTCCTACCCGGGAGCGGACCCGTCGGACGACATGATGCAGCTGATCAAGGACGGGATGGTCGGTGGGCTGATCTTCTTCGGTGAGAACATCCCCAGCCTGTCGCACATCGCCGACGTGGTGACCGAGCTGAAGGCGGCACATGCTCAGAGCCCGACGAGTTCGTCGCCGCTGTTGCTGATGACAGATCAGGAGGGTGGCTACATCCGTCGGTTGCGCGGGCAGGAGCCGGTTCTCTCGGAGAAGAAGATCGGGGAGTCCGCGGATCCGCTCGACGAGGCGACGAAGGCCGGCGCGGGAGCGGGTGCCGCGCTCAAGGCGGTCGGGATGAACCTCAACCTGGCACCGGTCGAGGACGTCTATCGGGAGGAGGGCAACTTCGACGACCAGTGGGAGCGTTCGTACAGCTCCGACCCGGTGGCGTGCGGGACCCTCGGTGCGGCGTTCGTGCGGGCCCAGCAGGCGACGGGCGTCGCGGCTACGGCGAAGCACTATCCGGGCCTGGGTTGGGCCACCAGCGACGAGAACACCGACCTCGGTGTCGTCACCCTCACCCAGTCGGCCGCCGAGATCCGCGCCGTCGACGAGTTCGCGTTCACTCCCGTCATCCGCGCGGGCGTGCAGCTGGTGATGACCTCGTGGGCCGTCTACCCGGCGATCGATCCGGTCTACCCGGCGGGGCTGTCCAAGACCTTCGTCGAGCGCGAGTTGCGCGGCCGCCAGCGCTTCTGCGGCGTGACGATCACCGACGCCCTCGAGGCCGGTGCGCTCGACCCGTTCGGCGACACCGGTGAGCGGTCCGTGCTGGCCGCCGAAGCCGGCATGGACCTGTTGCTGTGCTCGGGCCGCGACGTCGGCCAGGGCGAGGCAGCCGTGAGCGGGGTGGCCGACGCAGTGCGCAGTGGCCGCCTCAACCCGGGTCACTTCAAGATCGCGCTGCGCCGCGTCCGCCGGCTGCGGGACGGGCTCGGCTGAGCGAGCGTTCCCTGAGAAGCCCGGAGCCCCAGGCCGACT harbors:
- a CDS encoding FAD-dependent oxidoreductase, producing MPHAVARSGWSPARPDARPPLDGDASCELAVVGGGFSGLWAALLAKEANPDRDVVLLEGGRLAWAATGRNGGFCAASLTHGYDNGVSRFGEEAQTELDRLGAVNLDQIEETVHRYGIDCAFERTGEVDVATQPHQLVDPATLSDEVYLDRDAVRAELDSPTFLGGVWDKHGVAMLDPARLAWGLADAAERLGVRIVEQTPVRELHKADGGIELVTERGTVRAERVALATNIFPPLLQRLRLFCVPVYDYVLVTEPLSGEQLAAIGWQHRQGFGDSGNQFHYYRLTADNRILWGGYDAIYHFGRRLKAEYDDRPATYRKLAEHFDTTFPQLAGIGFSHRWGGAIDTCTRFCAFFGAAYDHRVAYALGYTGLGVGATRFGAQVMLDLLDGVETERTRTPLVRTKPLPFPPEPLAFLGIEATRRSLAHADAHQGRRNLWLRALDRVGLGFDS
- a CDS encoding glycoside hydrolase family 3 N-terminal domain-containing protein, which gives rise to MGQQAPISRRTVLRAGGVIGGSMALGIASTQPAQASPPWWAKLSLSQQVGQRVIFSYPGADPSDDMMQLIKDGMVGGLIFFGENIPSLSHIADVVTELKAAHAQSPTSSSPLLLMTDQEGGYIRRLRGQEPVLSEKKIGESADPLDEATKAGAGAGAALKAVGMNLNLAPVEDVYREEGNFDDQWERSYSSDPVACGTLGAAFVRAQQATGVAATAKHYPGLGWATSDENTDLGVVTLTQSAAEIRAVDEFAFTPVIRAGVQLVMTSWAVYPAIDPVYPAGLSKTFVERELRGRQRFCGVTITDALEAGALDPFGDTGERSVLAAEAGMDLLLCSGRDVGQGEAAVSGVADAVRSGRLNPGHFKIALRRVRRLRDGLG